Proteins from a single region of Harpia harpyja isolate bHarHar1 chromosome 14, bHarHar1 primary haplotype, whole genome shotgun sequence:
- the SCPEP1 gene encoding retinoid-inducible serine carboxypeptidase isoform X2, producing the protein MGPLCAATGLSVLLLAAGVVLRQSQEPKELWGYVQVRNKAHMFWWLYYANNPTKAFTELPLILWLQGGPGASGCGFGNFEEIGPLDKEMKPRNTTWLQAASILFVDNPVGTGFSYVDDCSLFAKNLSTVVSDMMVFLGEFFTRRTEFQTIPFYIFSESYGGKMAAGIALELHEAVQKGTIKCNFMGTALGDSWISPLDSVLSWGPYLYSTSLLDDNGLAEVTAVAKEIMDAINKNQYGLATELWGKAEDVIEENTDNVNFYNIMNKEVPEMKSSEHENLHLGLYQRHVRNMHKDSLDELMNGPIRKKLKIIPDCVKWGGQSRDVFENMAEDFMKPVIDIVDQLLAASVNVTVYNGQLDLIVDTMGQEAWIRKLKWPNLDQFSKQRWKALYVSPESTETAAFHKAYENFAFFWILKAGHMVPSDQGEMALKMVRMVTQQQH; encoded by the exons ATGGGGCCGCTGTGCGCCGCGACGGGGCTGTcggtgctgctgctggcggcAG GTGTAGTTCTGAGGCAATCCCAAGAGCCCAAAGAGCTGTGGGGATATGTGCAAGTTCGAAATAAGGCCCACATGTTCTGGTGGCTCTACTATGCAAATAACCCAACCAAAGCCTTCACAGAATTACCTCTCATCTTGTGGCTTCAG GGAGGTCCAGGAGCTTCAGGCTGTGGATTTGGGAACTTTGAAGAGATTGGTCCATTagacaaagaaatgaaaccaAGAAATACAACCTGG TTGCAGGCAGCCAGTATCTTGTTCGTGGATAATCCAGTGGGCACTGGATTCAGTTATGTGGATGATTGTAGCTTGTTTGCCAAAAACCTTTCCACAGTAGTTTCTGATATGATGGTTTTTCTTGGAGAATTCTTCACACGTAGAACAGAATTCCAG ACCATCCCATTCTACATATTTTCTGAATCTTATGGAGGTAAAATGGCAGCTGGCATTGCTTTAGAGCTGCATGAG GCTGTTCAAAAAGGGACCATAAAGTGCAATTTTATGGGGACTGCTCTTGGAGACTCATGGATTTCTCCTTTGG aCTCTGTGCTGTCTTGGGGGCCCTACCTTTACAGCACT TCTCTGCTTGATGATAATGGTCTAGCAGAGGTGACTGCTGTTGCCAAAGAAATAATGgatgcaataaataaaaatcagtatggGCTGGCCACTGAGCTCTGGGGCAAGGCTGAAGATGTCATTGAAGAG AACACAGACAATGTGAACTTTTATAACATCATGAATAAGGAGGTTCCAGAAATGAAATCAAGTGAACACGAAAATCTCCATCTCG GACTTTACCAACGCCATGTCAGAAATATGCATAAGGACAGCCTAGATGAATTGATGAATGGACCCATCAGAAAGAAGTTAAAAATTATTCCTGACTGTGTGAAATGGGGAG GTCAGTCCAGGGATGTCTTTGAGAACATGGCTGAGGACTTCATGAAACCTGTCATTGATATTGTTGATCAGCTTTTGGCAGCCAGCGTCAATGTTACAGTCTATAATGGGCAGCTGGATCTCATTGTTGACACCATGG GCCAGGAGGCATGGATCCGGAAACTGAAGTGGCCTAATTTGGACCAGTTCAGCAAGCAAAGGTGGAAGGCACTCTATGTGTCTCCAGAATCCACTGAGACAGCTGCTTTCCACAAGGCCTATGAGAACTTCGCTTTCTTCTGGATTCTTAAGGCTGGGCACATG GTACCGTCTGATCAAGGAGAGATGGCACTGAAAATGGTCAGGATGGTGACCCAACAGCAGCACTAG
- the SCPEP1 gene encoding retinoid-inducible serine carboxypeptidase isoform X1, translating into MGPLCAATGLSVLLLAAGVVLRQSQEPKELWGYVQVRNKAHMFWWLYYANNPTKAFTELPLILWLQGGPGASGCGFGNFEEIGPLDKEMKPRNTTWLQAASILFVDNPVGTGFSYVDDCSLFAKNLSTVVSDMMVFLGEFFTRRTEFQTIPFYIFSESYGGKMAAGIALELHEAVQKGTIKCNFMGTALGDSWISPLDSVLSWGPYLYSTSLLDDNGLAEVTAVAKEIMDAINKNQYGLATELWGKAEDVIEENTDNVNFYNIMNKEVPEMKSSEHENLHLVGLYQRHVRNMHKDSLDELMNGPIRKKLKIIPDCVKWGGQSRDVFENMAEDFMKPVIDIVDQLLAASVNVTVYNGQLDLIVDTMGQEAWIRKLKWPNLDQFSKQRWKALYVSPESTETAAFHKAYENFAFFWILKAGHMVPSDQGEMALKMVRMVTQQQH; encoded by the exons ATGGGGCCGCTGTGCGCCGCGACGGGGCTGTcggtgctgctgctggcggcAG GTGTAGTTCTGAGGCAATCCCAAGAGCCCAAAGAGCTGTGGGGATATGTGCAAGTTCGAAATAAGGCCCACATGTTCTGGTGGCTCTACTATGCAAATAACCCAACCAAAGCCTTCACAGAATTACCTCTCATCTTGTGGCTTCAG GGAGGTCCAGGAGCTTCAGGCTGTGGATTTGGGAACTTTGAAGAGATTGGTCCATTagacaaagaaatgaaaccaAGAAATACAACCTGG TTGCAGGCAGCCAGTATCTTGTTCGTGGATAATCCAGTGGGCACTGGATTCAGTTATGTGGATGATTGTAGCTTGTTTGCCAAAAACCTTTCCACAGTAGTTTCTGATATGATGGTTTTTCTTGGAGAATTCTTCACACGTAGAACAGAATTCCAG ACCATCCCATTCTACATATTTTCTGAATCTTATGGAGGTAAAATGGCAGCTGGCATTGCTTTAGAGCTGCATGAG GCTGTTCAAAAAGGGACCATAAAGTGCAATTTTATGGGGACTGCTCTTGGAGACTCATGGATTTCTCCTTTGG aCTCTGTGCTGTCTTGGGGGCCCTACCTTTACAGCACT TCTCTGCTTGATGATAATGGTCTAGCAGAGGTGACTGCTGTTGCCAAAGAAATAATGgatgcaataaataaaaatcagtatggGCTGGCCACTGAGCTCTGGGGCAAGGCTGAAGATGTCATTGAAGAG AACACAGACAATGTGAACTTTTATAACATCATGAATAAGGAGGTTCCAGAAATGAAATCAAGTGAACACGAAAATCTCCATCTCG TAGGACTTTACCAACGCCATGTCAGAAATATGCATAAGGACAGCCTAGATGAATTGATGAATGGACCCATCAGAAAGAAGTTAAAAATTATTCCTGACTGTGTGAAATGGGGAG GTCAGTCCAGGGATGTCTTTGAGAACATGGCTGAGGACTTCATGAAACCTGTCATTGATATTGTTGATCAGCTTTTGGCAGCCAGCGTCAATGTTACAGTCTATAATGGGCAGCTGGATCTCATTGTTGACACCATGG GCCAGGAGGCATGGATCCGGAAACTGAAGTGGCCTAATTTGGACCAGTTCAGCAAGCAAAGGTGGAAGGCACTCTATGTGTCTCCAGAATCCACTGAGACAGCTGCTTTCCACAAGGCCTATGAGAACTTCGCTTTCTTCTGGATTCTTAAGGCTGGGCACATG GTACCGTCTGATCAAGGAGAGATGGCACTGAAAATGGTCAGGATGGTGACCCAACAGCAGCACTAG
- the COIL gene encoding coilin isoform X2, translating into MAAAGGGPVRLRLLFDYPPPGSPGCALCWLLLEPSQVRLVTDLVSLIRHRVKLEEVIADDYEEVDDGFSCTPKEDKKRHRQKQEEEEFSRNEEDRHKREKKKNKHNPEYSSCREETSVDIRDCQKRYKKRKRKEEVSGRNRLTEGKEESSTDQSKKLKKMQREKQLAAKKKDEKQTKAPAAKMALEQANESISLNSYKNNTKKITTQSRKKRVESSDSSSTSSDSDSSELNVKQNKASHKPVVATFPKDKSQAAANSDVKSVVSNKVTVKSNAENSIKTAFSKNAKKSQSSSSDSDSSTEDEKVATAQDSTAKEKLLPNSAAAVKTSTTKAPKAKTSSSESDSSDSETLVIKKPTASAGLSNSIARNCTKQLPTSIQGLLASPGRGRGRGTGEDNFWRGPRGRGFRGMMRGQGRGRGANPGFFYNYSSEGQKQRQLNEAATNTSVLVQNPVEVPKRDYSVLPLLAAPPQVGERIAFKRLELTENYTPEVSDYKEGKIISWNADKKQIELEILSSSAGQLAKEPGKFDLVYQSADGAELIEYAVPQDTKITESWDALIEPRLIVEPPVNGSSIENGTI; encoded by the exons atggcggcggccggcggcgggccggTGCGGCTGCGGTTGCTCTTCGATTACCCGCCGCCGGGCAGCCCGGGCTGCGCcttgtgctggctgctgctggagcccagccaggTGCGCCTCGTCACCGACCTCGTCAGCCTCATCCGCCACAG AGTGAAATTGGAAGAGGTAATCGCAGATGATTATGAAGAGGTAGATGATGGCTTCTCTTGTACaccaaaagaagacaaaaaaaggcatCGACAAAAGCAGGAAGAGGAAGAATTCTCTAGAAATGAAGAAGATAGgcataaaagggaaaagaaaaagaataaacatAATCCTGAGTATTCCTCTTGTAGGGAAGAGACCTCTGTAGATATTCGTGACTGTCAAAAAAggtacaagaaaagaaaaagaaaggaagaagttaGTGGAAGAAATAGACTCACAGAAGGTAAGGAAGAGAGCTCTACTGATCAGtctaaaaagcttaaaaaaatgcagagggaGAAGCAGTTGGCGGCAAAAAAGAAGGATGAAAAGCAGACAAAGGCCCCTGCAGCAAAGATGGCTTTAGAACAGGCAAACGAGAGCATTTCTCtaaattcttataaaaataacaccaaaaaaatcacaacacaGTCCAGAAAAAAGAGGGTGGAATCTTCAGATTCCTCCAGCACGTCGTCTGACAGTGACAGCAGTGAATTAAATGTAAAGCAGAATAAAGCTTCGCATAAACCTGTAGTGGCAACGTTTCCCAAAGACAAATCCCAAGCTGCTGCAAATTCTGATGTGAAAAGTGTTGTTTCTAATAAAGTGACTGTAAAGTCTAATGCTGAAAATTCCATTAAGACTGCATTTAGTAAAAATGCTAAAAAATCCCAGTCCTCTAGTTCAGATTCTGACTCGAGTACGGAGGATGAGAAAGTGGCAACAGCACAAGACAGTACTGCAAAGGAAAAGTTACTGCCTAACAGTGCGGCAGCTGTGAAAACCAGTACCACCAAGGCTCCCAAAGCAAAGACCTCCTCTTCAGAGTCTGATAGTTCAGATTCAGAAACACTtgttattaaaaaacccacagcaagtGCTGGACTGAGTAATTCCATAGCAAGAAACTGTACTAAACAGTTGCCAACCAGTATTCAAGGACTACTTGCCAGCCCAGGTCGTGGAAGGGGGCGTGGAACAGGAGAGGATAACTTCTGGAGAGGACCTAGGGGCCGTGGGTTTCGTGGGATGATGAGGGGCCAAGGCCGTGGGAGAGGAGCAAACCCTGGCTTCTTCTATAACTACAGCAGTGAAGGCCAGAAACAGAGGCAGTTAAATGAAGCTGCGACAAACACTTCTGTTCTTGTCCAG AATCCTGTGGAGGTCCCCAAGAGAGACTATAGTGTGTTACCTCTTCTAGCTGCTCCACCACAAGTGGGAGAAAGAATTGCCTTTAAG CGCTTGGAATTAACTGAAAATTACACTCCTGAAGTTTCAGACTATAAg gagggaaaaataatcaGTTGGAATGCTGATAAAAAACAGATCGAGCTTGAGATCCTTTCGTCATCAGCAGGACAAC ttgcTAAGGAGCCAGGGAAATTCGATCTGGTTTACCAGTCTGCAGATGGAGCAGAACTGATAGAGTACGCTGTTCCTCAGGATACAAAG ataACTGAAAGTTGGGATGCACTGATAGAGCCAAGACTGATTGTTGAGCCTCCAGTTAACGGATCCAGCATTGAAAATGGAACAATCTAA
- the COIL gene encoding coilin isoform X1, with translation MAAAGGGPVRLRLLFDYPPPGSPGCALCWLLLEPSQVRLVTDLVSLIRHRFGFSRRARLSLFLEGALLPPTESARLVRDNDSLRVKLEEVIADDYEEVDDGFSCTPKEDKKRHRQKQEEEEFSRNEEDRHKREKKKNKHNPEYSSCREETSVDIRDCQKRYKKRKRKEEVSGRNRLTEGKEESSTDQSKKLKKMQREKQLAAKKKDEKQTKAPAAKMALEQANESISLNSYKNNTKKITTQSRKKRVESSDSSSTSSDSDSSELNVKQNKASHKPVVATFPKDKSQAAANSDVKSVVSNKVTVKSNAENSIKTAFSKNAKKSQSSSSDSDSSTEDEKVATAQDSTAKEKLLPNSAAAVKTSTTKAPKAKTSSSESDSSDSETLVIKKPTASAGLSNSIARNCTKQLPTSIQGLLASPGRGRGRGTGEDNFWRGPRGRGFRGMMRGQGRGRGANPGFFYNYSSEGQKQRQLNEAATNTSVLVQNPVEVPKRDYSVLPLLAAPPQVGERIAFKRLELTENYTPEVSDYKEGKIISWNADKKQIELEILSSSAGQLAKEPGKFDLVYQSADGAELIEYAVPQDTKITESWDALIEPRLIVEPPVNGSSIENGTI, from the exons atggcggcggccggcggcgggccggTGCGGCTGCGGTTGCTCTTCGATTACCCGCCGCCGGGCAGCCCGGGCTGCGCcttgtgctggctgctgctggagcccagccaggTGCGCCTCGTCACCGACCTCGTCAGCCTCATCCGCCACAGGTTCGGCTTCAGCCGGCGGGCCCGCCTCAGCCTCTTCCTGGAGGGGGCACTGCTACCCCCCACCGAGAGCGCCCGCCTCGTGCGGGACAACGACTCGCTCCG AGTGAAATTGGAAGAGGTAATCGCAGATGATTATGAAGAGGTAGATGATGGCTTCTCTTGTACaccaaaagaagacaaaaaaaggcatCGACAAAAGCAGGAAGAGGAAGAATTCTCTAGAAATGAAGAAGATAGgcataaaagggaaaagaaaaagaataaacatAATCCTGAGTATTCCTCTTGTAGGGAAGAGACCTCTGTAGATATTCGTGACTGTCAAAAAAggtacaagaaaagaaaaagaaaggaagaagttaGTGGAAGAAATAGACTCACAGAAGGTAAGGAAGAGAGCTCTACTGATCAGtctaaaaagcttaaaaaaatgcagagggaGAAGCAGTTGGCGGCAAAAAAGAAGGATGAAAAGCAGACAAAGGCCCCTGCAGCAAAGATGGCTTTAGAACAGGCAAACGAGAGCATTTCTCtaaattcttataaaaataacaccaaaaaaatcacaacacaGTCCAGAAAAAAGAGGGTGGAATCTTCAGATTCCTCCAGCACGTCGTCTGACAGTGACAGCAGTGAATTAAATGTAAAGCAGAATAAAGCTTCGCATAAACCTGTAGTGGCAACGTTTCCCAAAGACAAATCCCAAGCTGCTGCAAATTCTGATGTGAAAAGTGTTGTTTCTAATAAAGTGACTGTAAAGTCTAATGCTGAAAATTCCATTAAGACTGCATTTAGTAAAAATGCTAAAAAATCCCAGTCCTCTAGTTCAGATTCTGACTCGAGTACGGAGGATGAGAAAGTGGCAACAGCACAAGACAGTACTGCAAAGGAAAAGTTACTGCCTAACAGTGCGGCAGCTGTGAAAACCAGTACCACCAAGGCTCCCAAAGCAAAGACCTCCTCTTCAGAGTCTGATAGTTCAGATTCAGAAACACTtgttattaaaaaacccacagcaagtGCTGGACTGAGTAATTCCATAGCAAGAAACTGTACTAAACAGTTGCCAACCAGTATTCAAGGACTACTTGCCAGCCCAGGTCGTGGAAGGGGGCGTGGAACAGGAGAGGATAACTTCTGGAGAGGACCTAGGGGCCGTGGGTTTCGTGGGATGATGAGGGGCCAAGGCCGTGGGAGAGGAGCAAACCCTGGCTTCTTCTATAACTACAGCAGTGAAGGCCAGAAACAGAGGCAGTTAAATGAAGCTGCGACAAACACTTCTGTTCTTGTCCAG AATCCTGTGGAGGTCCCCAAGAGAGACTATAGTGTGTTACCTCTTCTAGCTGCTCCACCACAAGTGGGAGAAAGAATTGCCTTTAAG CGCTTGGAATTAACTGAAAATTACACTCCTGAAGTTTCAGACTATAAg gagggaaaaataatcaGTTGGAATGCTGATAAAAAACAGATCGAGCTTGAGATCCTTTCGTCATCAGCAGGACAAC ttgcTAAGGAGCCAGGGAAATTCGATCTGGTTTACCAGTCTGCAGATGGAGCAGAACTGATAGAGTACGCTGTTCCTCAGGATACAAAG ataACTGAAAGTTGGGATGCACTGATAGAGCCAAGACTGATTGTTGAGCCTCCAGTTAACGGATCCAGCATTGAAAATGGAACAATCTAA
- the COIL gene encoding coilin isoform X3, giving the protein MAAAGGGPVRLRLLFDYPPPGSPGCALCWLLLEPSQVRLVTDLVSLIRHRFGFSRRARLSLFLEGALLPPTESARLVRDNDSLRVKLEEVIADDYEEVDDGFSCTPKEDKKRHRQKQEEEEFSRNEEDRHKREKKKNKHNPEYSSCREETSVDIRDCQKRYKKRKRKEEVSGRNRLTEGKEESSTDQSKKLKKMQREKQLAAKKKDEKQTKAPAAKMALEQANESISLNSYKNNTKKITTQSRKKRVESSDSSSTSSDSDSSELNVKQNKASHKPVVATFPKDKSQAAANSDVKSVVSNKVTVKSNAENSIKTAFSKNAKKSQSSSSDSDSSTEDEKVATAQDSTAKEKLLPNSAAAVKTSTTKAPKAKTSSSESDSSDSETLVIKKPTASAGLSNSIARNCTKQLPTSIQGLLASPGRGRGRGTGEDNFWRGPRGRGFRGMMRGQGRGRGANPGFFYNYSSEGQKQRQLNEAATNTSVLVQNPVEVPKRDYSVLPLLAAPPQVGERIAFKPDLNRNPLEQ; this is encoded by the exons atggcggcggccggcggcgggccggTGCGGCTGCGGTTGCTCTTCGATTACCCGCCGCCGGGCAGCCCGGGCTGCGCcttgtgctggctgctgctggagcccagccaggTGCGCCTCGTCACCGACCTCGTCAGCCTCATCCGCCACAGGTTCGGCTTCAGCCGGCGGGCCCGCCTCAGCCTCTTCCTGGAGGGGGCACTGCTACCCCCCACCGAGAGCGCCCGCCTCGTGCGGGACAACGACTCGCTCCG AGTGAAATTGGAAGAGGTAATCGCAGATGATTATGAAGAGGTAGATGATGGCTTCTCTTGTACaccaaaagaagacaaaaaaaggcatCGACAAAAGCAGGAAGAGGAAGAATTCTCTAGAAATGAAGAAGATAGgcataaaagggaaaagaaaaagaataaacatAATCCTGAGTATTCCTCTTGTAGGGAAGAGACCTCTGTAGATATTCGTGACTGTCAAAAAAggtacaagaaaagaaaaagaaaggaagaagttaGTGGAAGAAATAGACTCACAGAAGGTAAGGAAGAGAGCTCTACTGATCAGtctaaaaagcttaaaaaaatgcagagggaGAAGCAGTTGGCGGCAAAAAAGAAGGATGAAAAGCAGACAAAGGCCCCTGCAGCAAAGATGGCTTTAGAACAGGCAAACGAGAGCATTTCTCtaaattcttataaaaataacaccaaaaaaatcacaacacaGTCCAGAAAAAAGAGGGTGGAATCTTCAGATTCCTCCAGCACGTCGTCTGACAGTGACAGCAGTGAATTAAATGTAAAGCAGAATAAAGCTTCGCATAAACCTGTAGTGGCAACGTTTCCCAAAGACAAATCCCAAGCTGCTGCAAATTCTGATGTGAAAAGTGTTGTTTCTAATAAAGTGACTGTAAAGTCTAATGCTGAAAATTCCATTAAGACTGCATTTAGTAAAAATGCTAAAAAATCCCAGTCCTCTAGTTCAGATTCTGACTCGAGTACGGAGGATGAGAAAGTGGCAACAGCACAAGACAGTACTGCAAAGGAAAAGTTACTGCCTAACAGTGCGGCAGCTGTGAAAACCAGTACCACCAAGGCTCCCAAAGCAAAGACCTCCTCTTCAGAGTCTGATAGTTCAGATTCAGAAACACTtgttattaaaaaacccacagcaagtGCTGGACTGAGTAATTCCATAGCAAGAAACTGTACTAAACAGTTGCCAACCAGTATTCAAGGACTACTTGCCAGCCCAGGTCGTGGAAGGGGGCGTGGAACAGGAGAGGATAACTTCTGGAGAGGACCTAGGGGCCGTGGGTTTCGTGGGATGATGAGGGGCCAAGGCCGTGGGAGAGGAGCAAACCCTGGCTTCTTCTATAACTACAGCAGTGAAGGCCAGAAACAGAGGCAGTTAAATGAAGCTGCGACAAACACTTCTGTTCTTGTCCAG AATCCTGTGGAGGTCCCCAAGAGAGACTATAGTGTGTTACCTCTTCTAGCTGCTCCACCACAAGTGGGAGAAAGAATTGCCTTTAAG CCTGACCTGAACAGAAATCCTTTGGAGCAGTGA